One Gadus chalcogrammus isolate NIFS_2021 chromosome 22, NIFS_Gcha_1.0, whole genome shotgun sequence genomic window carries:
- the LOC130375509 gene encoding procathepsin L-like isoform X1 — MRSLALFLTFAVFGLASPHLNDQWEAWRAEFQKVYTNEAEAVYRRAVWENQWRLVRRHNLEAEAGNSTFTLGLNQLADMTTDEVNAKLNRLMEEDPASFDSWTSTRWDKGVEKVPESVDWRQYGLVSPVQDQGQCGSCWAFSAVGALEGQMARKTGVLEPLSPQNLMDCSLENHGCNGGWVSKAFQYVIDNDGIDSGRYYPYEEKVGDCRYSSRGRAGYCVSFAAVPRGNEMALQAAVAKVGPVSVGINAGLPSFKSYKEGVYDPPNCSTETTNHAVLVVGYGTDQGQDYWIVKNSWGSRWGENGYIRMARNKNLCAIARRPIYPIVGN; from the exons ATGCGCTCACTGGCTCTCTTCCTGACCTTTGCGGTCTTCGGCCTCGCTTCCCCTCACCTCAACGACCAATGGGAAGCATGGAGGGCCGAGTTCCAGAAGGTGTACACCAATGAG GCGGAGGCGGTGTACAGAAGGGCCGTGTGGGAGAACCAGTGGAGGCTGGTGAGGAGGCACAACCTGGAGGCCGAGGCCGGGAACTCCACCTTCACCCTGGGCCTGAACCAGCTGGCTGACATG ACCACAGACGAAGTGAACGCAAAGCTCAACCGTCTCATGGAGGAAGACCCCGCCAGCTTCGACAGCTGGACCTCCACACGATGGGACAAGGGGGTCGAGAAGGTCCCAGAGAGTGTGGACTGGAGGCAGTACGGCCTGGTGTCTCCTGTCCAAGACCAG GGGCAATGTGGCTCCTGCTGGGCCTTCAGCGCCGTGGGGGCCCTGGAGGGCCAGATGGCGAGGAAGACCGGGGTTCTGGAGCCCCTCAGCCCCCAGAACCTGATGGACTGCAGCCTCGAGAACCACGGCTGTAACGGGGGCTGGGTCTCCAAGGCCTTCCAGTACGTCATCGATAACGACGGCATCGACTCCGGGAGATACTACCCCTACGAAGAGAAG GTCGGAGATTGCCGGTATTCGTCCAGAGGAAGAGCTGGCTACTGTGTGTCTTTTGCCGCCGTCCCGAGGGGCAATGAAATGGCCCTGCAAGCTGCCGTGGCAAAGGTGGGGCCTGTGTCGGTCGGCATCAACGCTGGATTGCCGTCGTTCAAAAGCTACAAAGAAG GTGTGTACGATCCGCCAAACTGCAGTACTGAGACCACCAACCATGCTGTACTGGTGGTGGGCTATGGGACAGACCAAGGACAAGATTACTGGATTGTGAAGAACAG CTGGGGTTCTAGGTGGGGAGAGAATGGGTATATCCGCATGGCCAGGAACAAGAATCTCTGTGCGATAGCGCGCCGTCCCATCTACCCTATAGTTGGTAACTGA
- the LOC130375509 gene encoding cathepsin K-like isoform X2 translates to MRSLALFLTFAVFGLASPHLNDQWEAWRAEFQKVYTNEAEAVYRRAVWENQWRLVRRHNLEAEAGNSTFTLGLNQLADMTTDEVNAKLNRLMEEDPASFDSWTSTRWDKGVEKVPESVDWRQYGLVSPVQDQGQCGSCWAFSAVGALEGQMARKTGVLEPLSPQNLMDCSLENHGCNGGWVSKAFQYVIDNDGIDSGRYYPYEEKVGDCRYSSRGRAGYCVSFAAVPRGNEMALQAAVAKVGPVSVGINAGLPSFKSYKEAGVLGGERMGISAWPGTRISVR, encoded by the exons ATGCGCTCACTGGCTCTCTTCCTGACCTTTGCGGTCTTCGGCCTCGCTTCCCCTCACCTCAACGACCAATGGGAAGCATGGAGGGCCGAGTTCCAGAAGGTGTACACCAATGAG GCGGAGGCGGTGTACAGAAGGGCCGTGTGGGAGAACCAGTGGAGGCTGGTGAGGAGGCACAACCTGGAGGCCGAGGCCGGGAACTCCACCTTCACCCTGGGCCTGAACCAGCTGGCTGACATG ACCACAGACGAAGTGAACGCAAAGCTCAACCGTCTCATGGAGGAAGACCCCGCCAGCTTCGACAGCTGGACCTCCACACGATGGGACAAGGGGGTCGAGAAGGTCCCAGAGAGTGTGGACTGGAGGCAGTACGGCCTGGTGTCTCCTGTCCAAGACCAG GGGCAATGTGGCTCCTGCTGGGCCTTCAGCGCCGTGGGGGCCCTGGAGGGCCAGATGGCGAGGAAGACCGGGGTTCTGGAGCCCCTCAGCCCCCAGAACCTGATGGACTGCAGCCTCGAGAACCACGGCTGTAACGGGGGCTGGGTCTCCAAGGCCTTCCAGTACGTCATCGATAACGACGGCATCGACTCCGGGAGATACTACCCCTACGAAGAGAAG GTCGGAGATTGCCGGTATTCGTCCAGAGGAAGAGCTGGCTACTGTGTGTCTTTTGCCGCCGTCCCGAGGGGCAATGAAATGGCCCTGCAAGCTGCCGTGGCAAAGGTGGGGCCTGTGTCGGTCGGCATCAACGCTGGATTGCCGTCGTTCAAAAGCTACAAAGAAG CTGGGGTTCTAGGTGGGGAGAGAATGGGTATATCCGCATGGCCAGGAACAAGAATCTCTGTGCGATAG